The Ammoniphilus oxalaticus genome includes the window TATGTTTTCTCTCCTTTCCGATCTTTGTATAGAAAAAGAACAAATTGATCAAACCGATAGCGAACGCCGCAACGATCAGACCATTGATCTCTGCTAATGTCCACTGTTTCCAACCAAGTCCTTGTCGCACTGTCGAGGCCGGTACAATGCTTAACCGCTCGCCATTGAAACCGTTGACTAATCCTAACAGCAACAAACTGATAGGAATAAAATAAATAACAAACTTTTTATTTTCCCAAAAAAATCGCCGAGCAAAAACATAGTTATGATTGATCACGTACAAGACAACCGCAATCAAAATAAAACCAGGAATCAGCCCCCCTAAATTTGCCCGCATATCGAGCCATGTAAAACGAAGGAGGCTGTTCGCCAAACTGAGTCCTAGAAAGAACAATATAAAGACGGTATGAATAAGTCCAGCGAAAAATGAGAGCCATTCCTTCCTCCCTAGGGTTGCCACCTTCGATTCCACCTTCCCTAAATAAATGAGGAGGCCGCTCGCCAGATCTCAACGAGTCAGCCCCAATTGAATAGGAATATAAAGATGCTATTTCAACGCAAACGTTACAATCACTGGTGTTCCGTCTTCTGGTAATACATCCTTGTTCCCAACGAAATCAGCTTGTTTACTGTCAAAAGCGTTAACAGGCTCTGAACTATTACTTGTCACTCCAACCGAACAACTGTCAAAGCAAGCTAAACAACCTGTAAAATAACTATTTGCGTTATCGCGGTTTCCGCCAAATTTGTAATTAATCGGATTCCCTGTAGAAACATTGACAACCTCGGAGATATCGTAATCTTTTTCCGCGCCATCCCAAGAAACCGATACAACTAAATCGTCTCCTTCGATGAATTCATCTTTTGACTTTCCAGCTAGATTGTTGCCAGGTTCCGCTTCGATTTCAACTAAAGCGTCATGGAAGTTGGTCTGATTAGCAAAAGACGTGAACAAGGCCTCGTCTCCATACTTCCCTTCATGGAAGTTTAGCCCATGGCGAGTCGGTTCTACTGTATATTTCCCGTTCACCGTCGCGTAAACTTTTACCGTCCTCGCTTCCTTGTCGATCACCAACGGATGATCTTTCGATACTTCCACTCCTTCTTCAGGCAATGTTTGCGCGCCTTTCACAGACAGCTCTTGCCCATCGCTCGATGATTGCTGACCTCCTCCACAGGCCGTTAAGCCGATGGTCAACAGTCCAACAAGGACAACTCCTAATACTTTTTTCATATGTAGATCCCCCTCACAAAAATAATCCAAGTCTAATTATACATAAGATTGGATTATTATCTAGATACAATTTGGTTATAAAGTAATAAAAGCCACTCAGATGAGCGGCTCTATGTTCGTAATGAACCTGCCCTTGGACAGGAGACATTCCTTATCCATTATATAATAGACGATTATAGATTACATCCCTATTATATTCAAAATAAGTTTTATTTGTAAGCCATCTGATTGCGCGTTAAGATACGACATCCGAAAATCCTCTATTTTAAAGCAATTAACTTGATCCTCTTGCACTCTCTTTCGAAATCCTAGCGCCATTCCATCATCACATCATGATCCATATCACGCCTCTATCATAAGTAATTATTATATTAAAATTAAGAATAAGTTATATACAGTTGTTAAACTTTGTGATATATTTTGATTTGTGAGATAGGGAGAAGAGTAATTTTACTACATGTGGCGCAGCTAATCTTCTCAAAAATATAAGTTTTTAGAGGTGAAGAGGATGACGACAACCAATCATGTAACCCTTCCTGCCAACAGCGAAGTAAACACGATTTGTAGCTTTTGCGGCACAGGGTGCGGTTTGACAGTTCAGGTGGAAGACGGTCGAATTAGTAGAGTTAGAGGACACAAGGAAAATCCAACAAGCCATGGAGAGACTTGCATTAAAGGGGCGATGGGGTGGGGCTATGTGTATAGCAACAAACGAATTAAGGAGCCATTAATCCGTAAAAACGGAAAATTAACGCCCGCTTCTTGGGACGAAGCATTGGACTTGATCGCGAAGCAATTTACTACGATCAGAGACACCCATGGACCAAACGCGTTGGGCTGTTTTAGCTCCTCTCGTTCCACGAATGAATTAAACTTTATTGCTGGAAAGTTTATGCGTACGGTAATTGGCACGAACAACATTGATAGTTGCAATCGCACGTGTCACGCCCCGAGTGTGACAGGTTTGGTAGAAGTATTCGGCACAGGGGCTTCGACGACATCCTATGATGAATTAGAAGAAACAGATGTGATTATCGCCTGGGGAAGTAACACACAAGAATGTCATCCCATCGTGTTCAATCATATGCGCAGAGGGATTCGTAACGGGGCAAAAATGGTCGTCGTGGATCCGCGTGAAATCGCCCAAACAAGACTCGCGCATAAGTGGTTGCCTATTAAGGTCGGTTACGATGTCACGCTCGCCAATGCCATGGGACACGTAATTATAGAAGAAGGTTTAGAAAACCGAGCATTTCTCGAACGGGCCACGCTAGATTTTGAATCATACAAACAACACACGCAAAAATATACACCGGAGTACGCCGAAGAGATTACAGGTGTTCCCGCGGATGATATCCGTGAAGTCGCCCGCCTTTACGCGCAAGCGGATAAAGCGATTATTTGCTGGACTTTAGGGATTACCGAACATGCGAATGGGACGGAAAACGTATTTTCCCTGATTAACCTCGCGCTATTAACGGGTCATATCGGAAAACGGGGTTCAGGGGTCAACCCACTTCGCGGTCAGAATAACGTACAAGGCGGCGGTGATATGGGCGCGCTTCCGAACCGCTCTGTTGGAGGATGGTTATATAACGACGCGACAGGACGCCAGTTGCACGAAGAGGTATGGGGCGCTCCAATTCCTGAGCAGTTAGGCTTAAACTTGACAGAAATGCAGGAAGCAATTGACAACGAAGATATTAAAGCATTGTACGTGATCGGCGAAAACCCAGTCCAGGCAGATGCCGACGCGAACCATGTGGAACAATTGCTCAAAAAACTAGACTTTATGGTTGTCCAAGATATTTTAATGACAAAAACAGCAGAGTTAGCTGACGTAGTGCTTCCTGCTGCCGGTTGGGCAGAAAATGACGGTACCTTTACAAACTCGGAACGACGGATTCAACGAGTGCGTCCCGCGATTCAACCGCCAGGCTTAGCGAAGCAAGATCATTTTATTGTACAAGATATTGCGAACCGCATGGGCGCCAATTGGAACTACCAATCAGCCGAAGATATTTGGGAGGAAATTCGCAGATTAGCACCTGATTTCGCTGGCGTCACATATGATCGCTTGGACGATGGCGGGTTGCAGTGGCCTTGTCCAGAAGAATCGCATCCTGGCACACCGTTTATTCACGGGCGACTGTGGAAGGAACATGTCGAGCAAAAAGCGTCGTTTAAACCCGTGGACAATCGTGACCCTGTAGAATTGCCGGACGATGAGTATCCGTTGCAGTTAACAACAGGGCGTCGCCTTGAATTTTACAATACAGGTGTACAAACATCCGATTATAAAAAGGTGAGAGATCCCGAGGAATCTTTGGAAATCCACCCGGAAGACGCGGCGGCTTATCAGCTGGAGGATGGGGCTCCAGTTAAAGTTCGATCCCGTCGCGGTGAAGTGGAAACGAAAGTGAAGATCAGCAAGCGTCAACCACGCGGCCTTGTGTTCATGACCTTCCACTTCCCAGAGCAAACAGATACAAACCGATTGACGATCAACGCAACTTGTCCTTTAGCTGGCACAGCTGAATATAAAGCCTGCGCCGTTCAAGTTGAGCGGATCGGATAAACGCAGATCCCCCTTTTTAAAAATAGATAAGGTGAAGAAAACCAATTGTTTTCTTCACCTCTTTTTTTGGAAACTGAATGCGCAAAAGGCCGCAAAACGCATTGCGACCTTTCACCATTTCTCCCGCCAGCAGCGCCGCTGCTTTATATCCTATTTGCGATTCATATAAATTATACCTAATTTTGGAGATTCCCTTTGTTACGGTCTGATCGTGAGGGTAAATGCGATGTCGGGTCAATGCAAAGGACAAATATACTCTTACAGCATGAGATCGACGGATCAACTTTGTGTAGGGGTCACCGAGACCGTTACAGTGACAAAAACAGCGAAAAGCTGGACAACCCGAATTGTAAAGGCCTCAACTCCCGCTACAGACTGCGTTCATCGCACCAGTCCTTTATAAGGGCCTTATCTCCCGTTACACCAATCAAACTTTGGCGAAAACCGAAAAAGGACCGTTGCGAGGAATAACCTCGAACAGTCCTTCTCAACTTTTAATTTAACTATATTGCGGGCGAACCGTTTTCCGTCCATGGATAAACTTCTCCGCTTCTAAAGCAGCGACACAGCCATCAGCCGCTGCAAGCACGGCTTGTTTGACTTGTGTTTTACGGGCGTCGCCGCCTGCGTAAACACCAGGCACACTCGTTTCCAACGTTTCGTTAACAGATACGTATCCTTCTGTATCTCGCTTGACCTGTTCCCCTAAAAAGTCGGTGCCTGGTTTCATCCCGCTTAAGTATAGGAACACACCGTCTACATCCCACTTTTCTTCCGTTCGTTCGGCGGTCGTAACTTTGACTCCGCTAACATGGTCATCCCCAATGATTTCTTTAATGCGATATCGAGGGTAGACTTTGATGTTTGACAGCTGTTCTACTTCTTCCAACGATGCGCCGCCTCTTAATTTTCCGCTAGGCACTAACAAATGCACCTGTTTGGAGAATTTAGCCAACGCGCCTGCTTCTTGGACAGCCTCTTCATCATCGCCGATTACCACGACTTCCCGTCCCTCATAAAAAGCGGCATCACAGGTAGAGCAATAACTAACGCCCCGACCTGTATACTCTTCTTCGCCAGGCAACTTTCTCCCAGCGGCCCGAGCGCCAACTGCAATGAAGACCGCTTTTGCTTTAACCACACCTTCAGGAAGCTTAATTTCCTTTTGCTCATCGGTAAAGTTCACCGATAACACCTGACTCTGAACGAGCGTTGTTCCAAACGACTTGGCTTGCTTTTGCATTCGCTCCACAAGCTCTAACCCGGTCAGTTCGCCTAACACTCCCGGATAGTTCGCGATTTTATGCGTAATCGCAAGTGTGCCTGTTTGAGGGGAGCGATCAATGAGAAGCGTGTTTAATCTCGCCCGTGAGGCGTACAGAGCGGCTGTTGAACCCGCGGGTCCCGCCCCAATAATCACAAAATCATATTCTTTGCCTAACAGATCCGAATCAATCGTCTCAAACAATGAGTCGGCGGTTGACGACGATTCAGACGAACTTTCTTGTTGTTGCTGTGGATCGCTTTTTTTCGCCGCCTCAATTTGATCATCGCTAAGTCCAAGGCGATCTTGTAATCGTTTCGGCTGAAACCCGAGCACCGGTCTGCCGTCGATGAATGTCGCAGGCGTCCCAAAAATGCGTCGCTCTTGCAACTCTTTGAAATAAGCCGCATTCTCTGATACGTTGCGTTCTTCGTAGGAAATACCCCACTGTTCCAGCTGTTCCTTTACTTCTAAACATTTGGGGCAACCCGTGCTCGAGTAAACGATAACTTCCATTGTTCCCCCTCCTTCACTTTTTGCTGCTTATAGCATCTCTTCGCCAGGTCTCCAATTGGCAGGGCATAATCCACCCGCTTGAATGGCTTGCAAAACGCGTAGCGTTTCGTCCACACTGCGACCTACGCTATCTGGCGTGATCACTTGGTATTGAATGATCCCTTCTGGGTCGATGATGAACAGACCGCGTTGCGCAATCCCTTCGTCGTTCAACACACCATAAGCCTCAGCCACTTCCTTTTTGTAATCCGCAGCCAACGGGAAATTGAGTCCACCCAATCCTTTGTCCTCTTCAGATGTGGCGATCCAAGCGCGGTGCGAGAATTTGGAGTCGGTCGATACACCCAAAATCTCCGTATCCAAATCTTTAAATTCTTCAACAGCGTCACTTAACGCTTTAATTTCTGTCGGGCATACAAACGTGAAATCAAGTGGATAAAAGAAGAAAATCAAATATTTACCTTTATAGTCGGATAAGGAAGCTTGTCCAAAATCTTCCCCGTTCCCTAACGCTGTTTCCATCTCAAAATGTGGAGCTTGTCTTCCTACTAAACTCATTTTTATTAACCCCTTTCATCTTTTTGTCTTGAAAAAGCCCAGGGCTAACGCAGGAATTCCATCCAAAAATTCCTGCGCCTGGGTATTAGTGTTGACATGGAGTATGTTACCACTATAATTTATATTTATCAAGATCATAAGTTTTTAATTATATAGATTACACTTATCCTCTTGATAAAATCCCTTTTCACCATCATAATAGGGTTATTAACTTACCTTGAGAGGTAGAGGAGGCTATTACATGGCAAATGTTACATTTGGTGGAAGAGAAGTTACGCTTGTAGGCAATGAGGTCAAAGTAGGCGACAAAGCGCCTGATTTTACAGTAAGACAAAATAACTTGCGCCGATTGACGCTTGAAGACTCAAAAGGAACGGTTCGATTAATCAGTGTGGTTCCATCGATCGACACAGAGGTATGCGATCAACAAACACGTCGATTCAATGAAGAGGCAGCGAAATTAGAAGGCGTGACTGTTCTAACTGTTAGCGTCGACTTGCCGTTTGCTCAACAACGTTGGTGCGGAGCTGCAGGCATTGAAAACCTGCAAACGGTTTCTGACTACCGCGACCGAAATTTTGGCGAAGCATATGGCGTGCTTATCCAAGACTTCCAACTTTTGACGCGCGCGATTTTTGTAATTGACAAAAACGATACAGTTACATATGTCGAGTATGTTCCAGAAGCAACGGATCACCCGAACTATGAAGCGGCGATCGAAGCAGCAAAAAAAGCATTAGCATAACGAGCAAAAGACGGCGGGCCATTCTAAATGGGTTCGCCTTTTTTTATGGAACCTGTCCCCCCTACTGCCTCCTTCTAACGTGGAACTTAAAAAGAATTCCGATCCAAAAGGATTACTGAAAGATTCCCTCGTTAAAAGCCCCCTGTCTGTATTGCGTGAACCGCCTAGGCATAGGCAGAATAGGATAATAGCGCAACGATAATGAGGGGGTTATATTATGCTTTTTGCCTATGGACCATACCAAGATTTACGCACATTGGATGAGATGCGCTTTTGGAAGCAACAGGAAGAAGAACATATCGATGTGATTAAGGAATTAGTCAAGGACTTGGAGCCACAGTTTGTGGAAGCATTGGATGCTTGGAAGGAAAGCTTTACATTGGTTCTGAATCGGATCACACGCGACATAGAAACATACATTAGGATGAACGGAAAATCGACACCAGCCATGCATCAGCATGTGATGGAAATGGCCCGCTTTTCCTTGGAGCAAAGTGAACGCTTTTTACAGTTTTTACATCAAATGAGAACGACCAGTAAAGCGATTAAAGGAAAGCCGACGCTGCTCACCGTAATCGATCATATCGCCCGTGAATCGGAATACTTTATCGGTGTACTGCAAGTGTTGAAACAGTAAAGTCGACGCGAGGTTGGCGAGGATCCGTTTGGGAAATGAGCGACTTTCCAACGATATGGGCGACCTCTCCGCCCAATGTGTCGTCGCCCCTCCCAAACGCTCACCTCACGCCAACCAAAAAAGATCCTTGCATTGAAGCGCAAGGATCTTTTTCTATACTAACTAATCCTACTAAGTCAAATTGAACTAGTTCAATTGTTGGCGTAAATAGGCGTTGATGAACGGGTCCAGTTCACCGTCAACGACGGCTTGGATGTTGCCTGTTTCTTGGCCAGTGCGGTGGTCTTTGACCATACTGTAGGGATGGAAAACGTAGGAGCGAATTTGGCTGCCCCAGCCGATTTCTTTTTGTTCGCCGCGGATTTCGACGAGCGCTTTTTCTTGCTCTTCGATTCTCTTTTCGTAGATGCGGCCTTTCAATATTTTCATCGCTTTTTCACGGTTTTTAATCTGCGATCGTTCGGATTGACACGTCACAATAATGCCTGTCGGCGCGTGTGTAATCCGCACAGCAGAGTCCGTCGTATTCACGTGCTGTCCGCCGGCCCCGCTGGAACGATACGTATCGATTTTTAAGTCCTCCGAGCGAATCTCAATATCGACATCATCACCCAGCTCAGGCACGACCGAACAAGACACAAACGATGTATGCCGTCGCCCAGATGAATCAAACGGAGAGATTCGAACGAGGCGATGAACCCCTTTTTCCGCTTTTAAATAACCATAGGCGTTAAAACCTTTGATCAGCAAAGTAACACTTTTTACTCCTGCCTCATCGCCTGGCAAATAGTCCAGCGACTCCACCTTGTAACCGCGATCCTCGGCCCAACGCGTATACATTCGCAGTAAAATTTGGGCCCAATCCTGAGACTCTGTGCCGCCAGCCCCGGGATGCAGCTCCAAAATGGCATTGTTTTTATCGTGCGGCTCGCTGAGTAGCAGCTGCAACTCAAAGTCCTCAATTTGCTCACTTAGACTGTCCACCGTTTCCGACACATCAGGAAGCAACGACAAATCCTGCTCTTCGACAATCAGTTCGAGCATCAGTTGACTGTCTTCAAGCGTAGTCGCCAATTGTTGGACCTTTGTGACTTTGTCCTTCAGTTGGTTAACCTCCGCAATCGTCCCTTGGGCGGTATCATGATCATCCCAAAAGGATGGATCGGACATTTTTTCTTCTAGTTCGGCAATGCGGCGTTGCTTGTTATCGAGGTCAAAGAGACCCCCTGATATTCATCAATTTCCTTTCAATAGTGGAAAGTTCATTTCGCAATTCTGAGACTTCCATACGATCACTCTCCATGACAATTTTTAAACTTTTTCCCGCTGCCGCACGGACACGGTTCATTACGACCCACTTTTTCACCGTCGCGACGAACCGTCTTTGATTCTTCTTCATCCGTGTTGACCGCTTTGCCTTCGGCGATGACTTGACGCTGTAATGTGACTTCTGGGCGAACCTCTGTCTTCAACATTAGCGTCGCCACTTCTTCCTCAATTTGGGCGATCATCTCATTGAACATTTCAAAGCCTTCAAACTGATACTCGCGAAGCGGGTCAGTCTGAGCATAGGCGCGTAAATGGATCCCTTGACGCAAGTGGTCCATCGCATCAATGTGGTCGAGCCACTTACTATCAACGGCCCGCAGCAAGATTACTTTTTCAAATTCACGCATACTTTCAGGTCCCATTAATTCTTCGCGTTCCTCGTAAAGCTGCTCAATCGCCGTTTCAAATTTGGCGCGAATCTCAGCTACCTCTTCCAACCCTCGAATATCATCAACGGCAAGGGCCCCCTCAACGAGGAAGGTAGATTGCGCGTGTTCAACAAGGCCTTCCAAATCCCACTCTTCCGGCACTTGACTTTCAGGACAGAACGACTCCAACACGCGATCGACATGGGAAAGGATCATATTGACAACAATCTCATGCAAATCTTCGCTCTCTAATACTTCGTTCCGTTGTTTATAAATCACGCTTCGCTGCTGGTTCATCACGTCGTCATACTGTAAAACGACGCGACGCACATCAAAGTTATTTCCTTCGACTCGTTTTTGAGCAGATTCGATGGCCCGAGAAACCATCCGACTCTCAATTGGCGTGTCTTCCTCCATCCCCAAACGATCCATCATACTGGAGATGTTATCGGAACCGAAACGTCGCATTAATTCATCTTGCAACGATAGGAAAAATTGCGAAGAACCTGGATCCCCTTGTCGTCCGGCGCGTCCGCGCAACTGGTTATCGATTCGGCGACTCTCATGGCGTTCTGTACCTAATATATGCAACCCGCCAATTTCATGAACGCCTTCGCCAAGTTTAATGTCTGTTCCGCGTCCAGCCATATTCGTAGCGATCGTGACGGCTCCTTTTTGACCGGCGTTCAACACAATATCCGCTTCCCGTTCGTGTTGCTTCGCGTTCAACACCGTGTGACGAACCCCTTTACGGCGCAGTAGCTCAGAGATCATTTCCGACTTTTCAATCGATGTCGTTCCAACCAAAATCGGTTGGCCCGTCTTATGGCGCTCAACAATCTCATCAACAGCCGCGCGGTATTTTGCGGCTTCTGTTTTATAAATCATATCAGGCAAATCTTCGCGAGCGATTGGTCTATTCGTCGGAATCACAACGACTTCCATCCCATAGATCCGCTTGAATTCTTCTTCCTCTGTCTTCGCTGTCCCTGTCATCCCAGACAACTTTTCATACATACGGAAGTAGTTTTGCAATGTAATCGTCGCCAGCGTCATGCTCTCGTTTTGCACTTTGAGCCCTTCTTTAGCTTCGATTGCTTGATGCAGCCCATCACTGTAACGACGCCCTTGCATCATCCGTCCCGTAAACTCATCGACGATAATAATTTCGCCCTCGGAGACGACATAGTCCACATCGCGTTTCATAATATATTCAGCGCGCAATGCATTTTGCAGGTGGTGATTTAAAATAATATGTTCCGCGTCGTACAAGTTGTCTATTTTGAACGCTTTTTCAATTCGGGACGCCCCTTCGTCGGTCAGCGTGATCCCTTTTACTTTTTCGTCAACCAAAAAGTGTTCTTCTTCCTTAAGCATTTTTACAAAACGAGCCGCGACAAAGTACAGATCTGTTGAGCGCTGAGCTTGTCCAGAAATGATCAACGGCGTTCGGGCTTCGTCAATCAAGTTGGAGTCGACCTCATCAACTACCGCAAAATAGAGCGGACGTTGCACCTTATTTTCCTTATAAAGGACCATATTGTCGCGTAAGTAATCAAAACCGAATTCGTTGTTTGTTCCATATGTGATATCGCAAGCGTACGCTTCCCGTTTTTGTTCGGGATTCATCCCACTTTGATTCAACCCAACTGTCAAACCGAGAAAGTTGTGTAATTGACCCATTTCTTCAGCATCACGAGCCGCTAAATATTCGTTGACGGTAACGACATGAACACCTTTTCCTTCAAGCGCGTTCAAATAGGTCGGCAACGTAGAGACGAGCGTTTTTCCTTCCCCCGTTTTCATCTCGGCAATTTTACCTTCGTGCAATACCATTCCACCGATTAGCTGCACATCATAGTGACGCATATTCATGACACGCTTTGAAGCCTCACGAACAACAGCAAACGCCTCTGGCAACAGTTGATCTAACGTTTCCCCTTGCTCAACACGAGACTTGAATTCAGCAGTTTTCGCTTGCAGTTGTTCATCGCTTAACTTTTGTATTTCAGGTTCTAAACCATTGATTTCATCAACACGTCTTGTCAATCTTTTGATTTCTCTTTCATCAGAAGTCCCGAAGATCTTCTTCACGAGTCCTATCATCTTGGGATAGCTCCTTCCCATTCATTCATTATCAAATTAAACTGATCTCATCCTAGCATTTAATTGTACTGTATCCCAAAGGCCAAAACAAGAATATTTGGGGCAGAACCATAATTTACGTAACGAGAGAGTTGATTTGAGGATATTGCGATAAAAATCGGAGAGTAAATGCAATAAGCCAGCATCTGTTAAAACAAGAAAACCCCCTCCGAAGAGGGGTGGTTGGTGTTCATTTTATAGATCTGGTTCGATTAAACCATAGCGACCATCGCGACGCTTGTAAACGACACTGACATGATTGTTATCCGCATTGGTGAAAACGAAAAAGTTATGACCAAGCATGTCCATTTGCATGGCAGCCTCTTCCACATCCATCGGCTTTAAATCAAAACGCTTATTGCGAACGATTTCAATATTTACTTCGTCCTCCGCCTCAACGCCTTCCACATGTTCAGCGAACAATTGCTTCAAGCTTCCATCTTGACGGAACTTTCGGTTTACTTTTGTTTTATGTTTACGAATTTGTCGTTCTAATTTTTCAACAACAAGATCAGTTGCCGCATACATATCATCGCGCGTTTCCTCCGCCCGCAAGATGACACCTGGAGCTGGGATCGTCACTTCAATCGTGTGTTCTCCTCTAAGGACTTGCATCGTGACAATCGCTTCCATTGTTGGAGGGATATCATCGAAATACCTTTCTAAGCGTCCCACCTTCTTTTCTACATGTTCTTTCAAGGCTGGTGTGACTTCGACGTTTTCTCCGCGAATCGTATATTTCATCAATATAACTCCTCCTCCTTTTCATAATAAATAATTCTATATAATTACATTAAAATCCTTCCACTCTACGCTAAAATTTAGTCGTTATTTTTTGAATTCTTTGTGAACGATTTTTAGCGTTGATTGGTGTATGTAAGAGAAAAAGCCCTGGAAATTCCAGGGCTTGGATCGTCATCTATTATAGTTTAACCACGTTAGCAGCTTGTGGTCCACGAGCGCCTTCAACGATATCGAACTCAACAGATTGTCCCTCTTCAAGAGATTTGAATCCATCCCCTTGAATTGCGGAGAAATGAACGAATACGTCGTCTCCGTCTTCTCTCTCGATGAAACCAAAACCTTTTTCCGCGTTAAACCATTTAACTTTACCTTGCATGTACGTTACACATTCCTTTCAGAAATAAACTAATGAGCGGTCAATCGTTGGGTTCCCAATAACATCCATACTCATTAGTATGACTATACCATGTTTTGAGGATCCAGTCAATAAATGAAATCAAACTGATTGATGTTACGCTAGTCCGTTTTGTAGCGTCTCTCTAGCCATGACACAATTTGTGAAAAGATGAGTGTCAAGACTAAATAAAGCGCG containing:
- the hpf gene encoding ribosome hibernation-promoting factor, HPF/YfiA family; the encoded protein is MKYTIRGENVEVTPALKEHVEKKVGRLERYFDDIPPTMEAIVTMQVLRGEHTIEVTIPAPGVILRAEETRDDMYAATDLVVEKLERQIRKHKTKVNRKFRQDGSLKQLFAEHVEGVEAEDEVNIEIVRNKRFDLKPMDVEEAAMQMDMLGHNFFVFTNADNNHVSVVYKRRDGRYGLIEPDL
- the secA2 gene encoding accessory Sec system translocase SecA2 — protein: MIGLVKKIFGTSDEREIKRLTRRVDEINGLEPEIQKLSDEQLQAKTAEFKSRVEQGETLDQLLPEAFAVVREASKRVMNMRHYDVQLIGGMVLHEGKIAEMKTGEGKTLVSTLPTYLNALEGKGVHVVTVNEYLAARDAEEMGQLHNFLGLTVGLNQSGMNPEQKREAYACDITYGTNNEFGFDYLRDNMVLYKENKVQRPLYFAVVDEVDSNLIDEARTPLIISGQAQRSTDLYFVAARFVKMLKEEEHFLVDEKVKGITLTDEGASRIEKAFKIDNLYDAEHIILNHHLQNALRAEYIMKRDVDYVVSEGEIIIVDEFTGRMMQGRRYSDGLHQAIEAKEGLKVQNESMTLATITLQNYFRMYEKLSGMTGTAKTEEEEFKRIYGMEVVVIPTNRPIAREDLPDMIYKTEAAKYRAAVDEIVERHKTGQPILVGTTSIEKSEMISELLRRKGVRHTVLNAKQHEREADIVLNAGQKGAVTIATNMAGRGTDIKLGEGVHEIGGLHILGTERHESRRIDNQLRGRAGRQGDPGSSQFFLSLQDELMRRFGSDNISSMMDRLGMEEDTPIESRMVSRAIESAQKRVEGNNFDVRRVVLQYDDVMNQQRSVIYKQRNEVLESEDLHEIVVNMILSHVDRVLESFCPESQVPEEWDLEGLVEHAQSTFLVEGALAVDDIRGLEEVAEIRAKFETAIEQLYEEREELMGPESMREFEKVILLRAVDSKWLDHIDAMDHLRQGIHLRAYAQTDPLREYQFEGFEMFNEMIAQIEEEVATLMLKTEVRPEVTLQRQVIAEGKAVNTDEEESKTVRRDGEKVGRNEPCPCGSGKKFKNCHGE
- the cspD gene encoding cold-shock protein CspD, which produces MQGKVKWFNAEKGFGFIEREDGDDVFVHFSAIQGDGFKSLEEGQSVEFDIVEGARGPQAANVVKL